From a single Lolium rigidum isolate FL_2022 chromosome 7, APGP_CSIRO_Lrig_0.1, whole genome shotgun sequence genomic region:
- the LOC124672346 gene encoding uncharacterized protein LOC124672346 gives MPPPPPPPVLPDVLLDEILLRLPPDDPGCLFRASLVCKPWRSRLTSSAFSLLYREFHGTPPLLGFFENDEMVFFWFTALSRTSPFPSAHPSHCDLVVLDSRHGLVLLSKLGSSGEPLSLVVWDPVGGCQWDFPYPEFAEWASVLDSAAVLCAADGCHHVDCHGGPFKVVYVGTNEDDGIARACVYSSDVCAWSPLTSCEHPEFPLEVVGTAPIALVRNALYFSCEPSTIILQYNLTTQELAMVTRPQMYDWLHDKYILIAMEDGVLGCASLQKSRLDLWSGEASNDGSVTWALRRVVEIESELLSYSMTVINFADAAGVFFASSQCGVFTIELKSGRVKKVSGNRDHVIPYTSFYTPDKTGGITPLSTLTSLDENVQPTRDGQNDLMLWHSSGDESEEDEWEQKQENSAQELFNKGSMAIEKGQFVDAKDHFCKVLETRVLLYGRLSPKCLSTYFKYGCALLYAQPLSAPKQDLLKDITNKHDTKKDLDLAWKMLLIAKAILVNTPCCPLEKLEIFSTLAEVSMEREDIDYSLSVWFKALAILEHLVEPDDIQIILLNLRIFWAFESSSKIKDAIPYREKATALCKSRIQNLKRAKEALFADKGANASAAEVGSVKSCPDKRIKYLTPSLTILGKQLEHLEQAVSIWISKASDQQKSWR, from the exons atgccgccgccgccgccgccgccggtgctgccggACGTGCTCCTCGATGAGATCCTCCTTCGCCTTCCCCCGGATGACCCCGGGTGCCTCTTCCGCGCCTCCCTCGTCTGCAAACCCTGGCGCAGCCGCCTCACCAGCTCCGCCTTCTCCCTCCTCTACCGCGAGTTCCACGGGACGCCACCCTTGCTCGGCTTCTTCGAGAACGACGAAATGGTATTCTTCTGGTTCACTGCATTGTCCCGCACATCCCCCTTCCCCTCGGCCCATCCTAGCCACTGCGATCTCGTCGTGCTCGACTCCCGCCACGGCCTCGTCCTCCTAAGTAAGCTTGGctcaagcggcgaacccctcagCCTCGTCGTATGGGATCCCGTCGGTGGTTGCCAGTGGGATTTTCCCTATCCCGAGTTCGCAGAGTGGGCATCTGTCCTAGATAGCGCGGCCGTGCTCTGCGCCGCCGACGGCTGCCATCATGTCGATTGCCATGGCGGCCCATTCAAGGTGGTGTATGTAGGCACCAATGAGGATGATGGCATTGCCCGTGCCTGCGTCTACTCTTCAGATGTTTGTGCTTGGAGCCCACTCACCTCTTGTGAGCACCCTGAATTTCCACTTGAAGTCGTTGGCACTGCGCCCATAGCCCTTGTGCGAAATGCACTCTACTTCTCATGTGAACCCTCCACGATAATACTACAATACAATTTAACCACCCAGGAATTAGCTATGGTTACCCGGCCACAAATGTACGATTGGCTGCATGATAAGTATATTCTTATAGCAATGGAGGATGGCGTGTTGGGATGCGCCAGTTTGCAGAAGTCCAGGCTCGACTTATGGTCAGGGGAGGCTAGTAATGATGGATCCGTAACATGGGCTTTGCGCAGAGTCGTCGAAATTGAGAGCGAGCTACTCTCTTATTCGATGACCGTCATTAACTTCGCGGATGCAGCTGGTGTATTTTTTGCAAGCTCTCAGTGTGGTGTCTTCACCATCGAGCTTAAGTCAGGCAGAGTCAAGAAGGTATCAGGCAATAGAGACCATGTCATTCCGTACACAAGTTTCTACACTCCAG ATAAAACTGGGGGCATAACGCCACTATCAACCTTGACTTCCTTGGACGAGAATGTTCAGCCGACCCGAGATGGACAGAATGATTTGATGTTGTGGCACTCAAGTGGGGATGAGAGCGAGGAGGACGAATGGGAACAAAAGCAAGAGAATAGTGCACAGGAGTTATTCAACAAGGGGTCCATGGCCATCGAGAAGGGGCAATTTGTCGATGCAAAGGACCACTTCTGCAAAGTCCTTGAGACCAG GGTGTTACTTTATGGGAGACTTTCTCCAAAGTGTCTTAGCACATATTTTAAATATGGATGTGCTTTGCTATATGCTCAACCCCTGAGTGCACCAAAACAAGACTTGTTGAAGGATATAACCAACAAACATGATACTAAAAAAG ATTTGGATCTGGCTTGGAAAATGTTGCTTATTGCGAAGGCTATACTTGTGAATACTCCTTGCTGCCCTCTGGAGAAACTTGAAATTTTTTCTACTCTTGCTGAAGTCTCTATGGAAAGAG AAGACATTGACTACTCACTCAGTGTGTGGTTTAAAGCTTTAGCTATcttggagcatttggttgagccTGATGATATTCAAATCATCTTATT AAACCTCCGCATATTTTGGGCTTTTGAGTCATCATCCAAGATTAAAGATGCGATCCCATACCGTGAAAAGGCTACTGCATTGTGCAAGTCGCGTATACAGAACCTGAAAAGGGCCAAGGAAGCTTTGTTCGCTGATAAAGGTGCTAATGCATCTGCTGCAGAAGTTGGCTCAGTAAAATCCTGTCCAGATAAGCGGATAAAGTATCTTACTCCCTCATTGACTATTCTAGGGAAGCAG CTTGAACACCTGGAACAAGCAGTGTCAATCTGGATCTCAAAGGCAAGTGATCAGCAGAAAAGTTGGCGCTGA